The Bacteroidetes Order II. bacterium genome contains the following window.
CGCATGATGGCCTATTCTAGTATATCACATGCTGGCTACTTAATGATGGGCCTTTTAAGCGGGACACCCGGAAGCAAGGGGTTGTTTTTATACCTCGTGGCATATGTCATCGCAACTATTGCGGTGTTCTCGGTCTTTATGCTCGTGAACAAAGATGATGACATAGCAGGTGGACACTTTTCTGCATTTTCCGGTATGGGGAAATCGAATCCTATAGCTGCCTTTATACTGGCTTTAAGCATGTTATCCCTCGCAGGTATTCCGATCACCGCCGGATTCTTTGGGAAGTTTTTCTTGTTTACAGGGGCCTTCTCCACCTTTCCGTGGTTGGTTGGAGTCGCCGTGATCAATTCTGCTATTAGCATCTATTATTACTTCCGCGTGATTGTAGAAATGTATTTTAACGAGACGGAAAATCCTGTAAAATATGTAATTCCAAATACTTACCGTATTGTGATGCTGTTTGCGGCTCTTACCTTGATTGGTCTGGCATTTTTACCAGAACAGGTTTTGGCTTTGGTGCCTTAAGCCTTAGGCTTGGCCTACTGTGCTGGTAAGTGCTATCTTTGTACAAGATTTTTGTTTACCTTTTTGCTGCGTTTATGGCTGGCCTTATCCCCGATTATGCACATTTAGACCTGATTTCCCGCCACTTCAAGGCGCTGGGAGAGCCTTCACGCCTGCTGATCTTAGATTTGTTACACCGAAATGGCGAGCTGAATGTGCAAGAGTTGATGGAGGCAAGTGGTTTGCGACAAGCCAACCTAAGCAAACATCTTGGGATTCTGTTGGAGACCGGTATTCTAAAACGCCGGAAAGAAGGCGTTATGGCTTTTTATTCCATCCAAGACAAAAGTGTACAGGGCCTCTGTCTTTTGGCCTATAACCGCCTCATGCTTAATCGTCGTGGATGATTACCGGACAACTGCCATCGTCGCTACGCGTACTTCCTCGGTACCTGCTTCGAAAAGTGGAATCGCTGCTGCTGCCAAGGTTGCACCAGTCGTCAAAACATCATCTACCAATATAATGCGCTTTCCAGTCACTTTTTCCGGATTAATAACCGCAAAAGCACCGGAAACATTGGCCCAGCGGTTCGATGAATCTAACTTGGTTTGGCTTTTGGTGGCACGAGTACGAATCAAGGAGTCCTCACATAGTGGAAGTTGTAAGACCACAGACATCCCCCTGGCCAATTCGTTGCTTTGGTTATAACCACGTTCGATCATCCGGATTTTGGAAAGCGGAACAGGAATCAATAAGTCTGCTTGCCATTCTTCCGCCATATTAATCAGGTGTTCGCCCATCAACGTGCCAATGTATCTTCCAATGCGTGGACGATTCTTGTATTTTAAGGCATGTTGGAGTTTCTGTACCGTCCCACCTTCATCAAACATCCAAAGTGCATATCCGGCCTCTAAGCGTGTTTCCGATCGCCAA
Protein-coding sequences here:
- a CDS encoding ComF family protein — encoded protein: MRYLHGFFQSGQALLRGAREWVFPQLCPGCGQHLTEDVPFLCLGCLRTLEHPAPEVIRTHLQAHWRSETRLEAGYALWMFDEGGTVQKLQHALKYKNRPRIGRYIGTLMGEHLINMAEEWQADLLIPVPLSKIRMIERGYNQSNELARGMSVVLQLPLCEDSLIRTRATKSQTKLDSSNRWANVSGAFAVINPEKVTGKRIILVDDVLTTGATLAAAAIPLFEAGTEEVRVATMAVVR
- a CDS encoding winged helix-turn-helix transcriptional regulator, whose amino-acid sequence is MAGLIPDYAHLDLISRHFKALGEPSRLLILDLLHRNGELNVQELMEASGLRQANLSKHLGILLETGILKRRKEGVMAFYSIQDKSVQGLCLLAYNRLMLNRRG